A stretch of Polyodon spathula isolate WHYD16114869_AA chromosome 49, ASM1765450v1, whole genome shotgun sequence DNA encodes these proteins:
- the LOC121306716 gene encoding uncharacterized protein LOC121306716 isoform X2: MVLERCGVLQGLLSQDPGQVMGVVEALVCELHQDKEGLIESILRDPSSQDYMRALCRLLTSTDTRLCSNAAYILGSIAESETGTQQLVSLGGAGDWDSWDLLGTLTSLLRWDDAEAVMNAAGTIGTLAESSEGRQWILGDQGFVEMVDSVTSLLDARSEWTVSNAALVLARLSMCESGCRRLLEHPNSARIISKLIASLRGDEAGCGMNAAFALGRLCDTDLGRQQILSMAEAPGMVASLGAMLAQPDAGGSKNACFALSCLATEAEGHSHVLQSSAFPQLLNSLQRLLQVEDQDSAWFAAMTVKVLASQPSGVLKLREDRKLEELLKSLVCSKTAGKELLEEVSLTLSKLQRLPKPLPPRTELLDSGSILVSWETCTPGNGLEVTYRCLYSPARASKQQQQPPLNPPAKESPDCSDRTRKPRGTGAPHKEPPRAPKAHLALSKGCCRVWDSDSTGGSRARHRRPSTPSQRTDGSKSSAQCVEAVPKTVPTGRPQQSDQRGLSPMSSGTDPCAREQGGGHGPSMRRQPCTQVVLNTVSDYDVGEPLFSRVQPSEGVTSAPIRLPGKPPSSSSPTERPRGRPALLLERRAKTESELLPRRGGRRREEQTRQEGAAGRRGSLLLDDSLRGSQSLSAVHIPGKESPFQLKHFQRGEAHTQLLSTKERLLSSDLLLRMNCVMQERSQQRQAQSLSLSAGVRGPQLSPNHRTSRPPLPHAPPGLNSLLQDKANLVKRMQTLSEVARIQLDWNRHHRTPVRLPARLGQGGSFVLTPVTGIEFGVWGHCPKPR; this comes from the exons GCTGTGCAGCAACGCAGCCTACATACTGGGCTCCATTGCAGAGAGCGAGACTGGGACCCAGCAGCTGGTGTCACTGGGAGGGGCCGGGGACTGGGACAGCTGGGACCTGCTGGGAACGCTGACCTCGCTGCTGAGGTGGGACGATGCCGAGGCGGTGATGAACGCAGCCGGCACCATCGGCACCCTG GCGGAGAGCAGCGAGGGGCGGCAGTGGATCCTGGGGGATCAGGGCTTTGTGGAGATGGTGGACAGCGTGACGTCCCTGCTGGACGCAAGGAGCGAGTGGACAGTCAGCAACGCCGCCCTGGTGCTGGCTCGCCTCTCGATGTGCGAGTCGGGGTGCCGCAGGCTCCTGGAGCACCCCAACTCCGCCAGGATAATCTCCAAGCTCATAGCCTCGCTCAGAGGGGACGAGGCAG GGTGTGGGATGAACGCTGCCTTTGCTCTGGGCCGGCTGTGTGATACGGACCTGGGGCGCCAGCAGATACTCAGCATGGCAGAGGCTCCGGGCATG GTTGCCTCTCTGGGAGCCATGCTGGCTCAGCCTGACGCTGGCGGCAGTAAGAACGCCTGCTTCGCTCTGAGTTGCCTGGCAACGGAAGCGGAAGGCCACTCCCACGTCCTGCAGAGCTCTGCCTTCCCCCAGCTGCTGAACTCTCTCCAGCGCCTCCTGCAGGTGGAGGACCAGGACAGCGCCTGGTTTGCTGCAAT GACAGTGAAAGTTTTGGCTTCCCAGCCCAGCGGAGTCCTGAAACTGAGAGAGGACAGGAAACTAGAGGAGCTCTTAAAG TCTCTGGTGTGCTCCAAGACAGCAGGGAAGGAGCTGCTGGAGGAAGTGAGCCTCACTCTGAGCAAGCTGCAGCGCCTCCCCAAACCCCTTCCCCCGCGGACGGAGCTCCTGGATTCAGGTTCCATCCTGGTCTCCTGGGAGACGTGCACCCCCGGGAACGGCCTGGAGGTCACCTACAG GTGCCTGTACTCTCCAGCACGAGccagcaagcagcagcagcagccccctCTCAACCCCCCAGCAAAGGAGTCCCCCGACTGCAGCGACCGAACCAGAAAGCCCCGAGGCACAGGAGCCCCCCACAAGGAGCCCCCCAGAGCTCCGAAAGCACACCTGGCCCTGAGTAAGGGTTGCTGCAGAGTGTGGGACAGCGACAGCACCGGGGGGTCCAGGGCACGGCACAG GAGACCGTCTACTCCGTCACAGCGCACAGATGGCAGTAAATCGTCCGCTCAGTGTGTGGAG GCTGTGCCCAAGACGGTCCCGACAGGGCGTCCTCAGCAGTCAGACCAGCGGGGGCTTTCCCCCATGAGCTCCGGGACAGACCCCTGTGCCCGGGAGCAGGGTGGGGGGCACGGTCCCAGCATGAGGAGGCAGCCTTGCACCCAG GTGGTATTGAACACGGTCTCTGACTACGATGTGGGGGAGCCTCTCTTCAGCAGGGTGCAGCCCTCGGAGGGGGTCACCTCCGCACCAATCCGCCTGCCTGGCAAACCCCCCAGCTCCTCCAGCCCCACGGAGCGGCCGAGAGGCAGACCAGCCCTGCTGCTGGAGCGCAGAGCCAAGACCGAGAGCGAGCTGCTGCCCCGgcgaggggggaggaggagggaggagcagACACGGCAAGAGGGGGCTGCAGGGAGGAG GGGGAGCCTGCTGCTGGATGACTCTCTGCGAGGGAGCCAGTCCCTCAGTGCTGTGCACATACCCGGGAAGGAGAGCCCCTTCCAGCTGAAGCACTTCCAGAGAGGCGaggcacacacacagctgctgagcACCAAGGAGAGGCTGCTCAGCTCAG ACTTGCTGTTGCGGATGAATTGTGTGATGCAGGAAAGAAGCCAGCAGCGTCAGGCTCAGAGTCTGTCCCTGAGCGCTGGAGTGCGGGGTCCCCAGCTCTCCCCGAACCACCGCACCTCCAGACCCCCCCTGCCCCACGCCCCCCCAGGACTCAACTCTCTCCTGCAGGACAAGG CAAATCTGGTGAAGCGCATGCAGACTCTGTCTGAAGTGGCCCGCATTCAGCTGGACTGGAACCGGCACCACAGGACCCCAGTGAGGCTGCCAGCGAGACTCGG GCAGGGCGGATCCTTCGTGCTGACCCCGGTTACAGGCATTGAGTTTGGCGTCTGGGGTCACTGCCCCAAGCCACGCTGA
- the tmem141 gene encoding transmembrane protein 141 has translation MVNIGLSTVEHAVAAKHPGLQQYAACQSHAFMKGMGTFVLGTGVMFALQRALSRRLPYPFQWTVLLSVVAGSVGSYAVTRVETQKCSNLWIYLETGREPEERAPGTPSKESPEETGSTRKTTRYGDVME, from the exons ATGGTTAACATCGGCCTCTCGACGGTCGAGCACGCTGTAGCAGCAAAGCACCCG GGTCTGCAACAATACGCTGCCTGCCAGTCGCACGCTTTCATGAAGGGGATGGGGACGTTCGTGCTGG GCACTGGGGTGATGTTTGCGTTGCAGCGCGCTCTCAGCAGGAGGCTGCCCTATCCTTTCCAGTGGACTGTGCTGCTGTCAGTAG TGGCAGGGTCTGTGGGGAGCTATGCCGTGACTCGAGTTGAGACTCAGAAATGCTCCAACCTGTGGATTTACCTGGAGACGGGGCGGGAGCCCGAGGAGAGAGCGCCAG GCACTCCCTCCAAGGAGTCTCCAGAGGAGACAGGCTCCACGAGGAAGACCACTCGCTACGGGGATGTGATGGAATGA
- the LOC121306716 gene encoding uncharacterized protein LOC121306716 isoform X1 produces the protein MVLERCGVLQGLLSQDPGQVMGVVEALVCELHQDKEGLIESILRDPSSQDYMRALCRLLTSTDTRLCSNAAYILGSIAESETGTQQLVSLGGAGDWDSWDLLGTLTSLLRWDDAEAVMNAAGTIGTLAESSEGRQWILGDQGFVEMVDSVTSLLDARSEWTVSNAALVLARLSMCESGCRRLLEHPNSARIISKLIASLRGDEAGCGMNAAFALGRLCDTDLGRQQILSMAEAPGMVASLGAMLAQPDAGGSKNACFALSCLATEAEGHSHVLQSSAFPQLLNSLQRLLQVEDQDSAWFAAMTVKVLASQPSGVLKLREDRKLEELLKSLVCSKTAGKELLEEVSLTLSKLQRLPKPLPPRTELLDSGSILVSWETCTPGNGLEVTYSLFDGSCLLYSGLQSRFTLMDAPPGQEFLFRLRLSTPGDDTSPYSEAARLVVQKEASMPSSPRDLRVIGCTQTQVKLSWAPPADPQGPLRGYQLFRGEILLDTTAELSCIAGGLSPSSLYEFGVCALGSTGRGAMARIEVRTADPGDHAPSKLAVTVLGRHEISVTWDMPEVPLGRLFNFELCINGRVVYLGTERGYTARRLAANTEYTCTVSAITSEGRCESRPVTKRTARDEYENTAKCLYSPARASKQQQQPPLNPPAKESPDCSDRTRKPRGTGAPHKEPPRAPKAHLALSKGCCRVWDSDSTGGSRARHRRPSTPSQRTDGSKSSAQCVEAVPKTVPTGRPQQSDQRGLSPMSSGTDPCAREQGGGHGPSMRRQPCTQVVLNTVSDYDVGEPLFSRVQPSEGVTSAPIRLPGKPPSSSSPTERPRGRPALLLERRAKTESELLPRRGGRRREEQTRQEGAAGRRGSLLLDDSLRGSQSLSAVHIPGKESPFQLKHFQRGEAHTQLLSTKERLLSSDLLLRMNCVMQERSQQRQAQSLSLSAGVRGPQLSPNHRTSRPPLPHAPPGLNSLLQDKANLVKRMQTLSEVARIQLDWNRHHRTPVRLPARLGQGGSFVLTPVTGIEFGVWGHCPKPR, from the exons GCTGTGCAGCAACGCAGCCTACATACTGGGCTCCATTGCAGAGAGCGAGACTGGGACCCAGCAGCTGGTGTCACTGGGAGGGGCCGGGGACTGGGACAGCTGGGACCTGCTGGGAACGCTGACCTCGCTGCTGAGGTGGGACGATGCCGAGGCGGTGATGAACGCAGCCGGCACCATCGGCACCCTG GCGGAGAGCAGCGAGGGGCGGCAGTGGATCCTGGGGGATCAGGGCTTTGTGGAGATGGTGGACAGCGTGACGTCCCTGCTGGACGCAAGGAGCGAGTGGACAGTCAGCAACGCCGCCCTGGTGCTGGCTCGCCTCTCGATGTGCGAGTCGGGGTGCCGCAGGCTCCTGGAGCACCCCAACTCCGCCAGGATAATCTCCAAGCTCATAGCCTCGCTCAGAGGGGACGAGGCAG GGTGTGGGATGAACGCTGCCTTTGCTCTGGGCCGGCTGTGTGATACGGACCTGGGGCGCCAGCAGATACTCAGCATGGCAGAGGCTCCGGGCATG GTTGCCTCTCTGGGAGCCATGCTGGCTCAGCCTGACGCTGGCGGCAGTAAGAACGCCTGCTTCGCTCTGAGTTGCCTGGCAACGGAAGCGGAAGGCCACTCCCACGTCCTGCAGAGCTCTGCCTTCCCCCAGCTGCTGAACTCTCTCCAGCGCCTCCTGCAGGTGGAGGACCAGGACAGCGCCTGGTTTGCTGCAAT GACAGTGAAAGTTTTGGCTTCCCAGCCCAGCGGAGTCCTGAAACTGAGAGAGGACAGGAAACTAGAGGAGCTCTTAAAG TCTCTGGTGTGCTCCAAGACAGCAGGGAAGGAGCTGCTGGAGGAAGTGAGCCTCACTCTGAGCAAGCTGCAGCGCCTCCCCAAACCCCTTCCCCCGCGGACGGAGCTCCTGGATTCAGGTTCCATCCTGGTCTCCTGGGAGACGTGCACCCCCGGGAACGGCCTGGAGGTCACCTACAG TCTGTTCGACGGATCCTGCCTGCTGTACTCGGGGCTCCAGTCTCGCTTCACCCTGATGGACGCCCCGCCTGGCCAGGAGTTCCTCTTCAGGCTCCGCCTCTCCACGCCGGGGGACGACACCAGCCCCTACAGTGAAGCCGCCCGATTGGTTGTGCAGAAGGAGGCGTCTATGCCCAGTAGTCCTCGGGATCTGCGTGTGATTGGCTGCACCCAGACGCAGGTGAAGCTGAGCTGGGCTCCCCCAGCCGATCCACAGGGTCCCCTGAGGGGGTACCAGCTCTTCAGGGGAGAGATCCTGCTGGACACGACCGCGGAGCTCAGCTGCATTGCGGGCGgactctccccctcctccctgtACGAGTTTGGGGTGTGTGCCCTGGGCTCCACAGGGAGGGGTGCCATGGCACGGATCGAGGTCAGGACAGCAGACCCAGGGGACCACGCACCCAGCAAGCTGGCGGTCACCGTCCTGGGGCGGCACGAGATTTCCGTGACCTGGGATATGCCTGAGGTGCCGCTGGGCCGTCTCTTTAACTTCGAGCTGTGCATCAACGGGAGGGTGGTGTACCTGGGCACAGAGAGGGGCTACACCGCACGCAGGCTGGCAGCCAACACAGAGTACACCTGCACCGTCAGCGCCATCACCAGCGAGGGGCGCTGTGAGAGCCGGCCGGTCACAAAGAGGACTGCCAGGGATGAGTACGAGAACACTGCCAA GTGCCTGTACTCTCCAGCACGAGccagcaagcagcagcagcagccccctCTCAACCCCCCAGCAAAGGAGTCCCCCGACTGCAGCGACCGAACCAGAAAGCCCCGAGGCACAGGAGCCCCCCACAAGGAGCCCCCCAGAGCTCCGAAAGCACACCTGGCCCTGAGTAAGGGTTGCTGCAGAGTGTGGGACAGCGACAGCACCGGGGGGTCCAGGGCACGGCACAG GAGACCGTCTACTCCGTCACAGCGCACAGATGGCAGTAAATCGTCCGCTCAGTGTGTGGAG GCTGTGCCCAAGACGGTCCCGACAGGGCGTCCTCAGCAGTCAGACCAGCGGGGGCTTTCCCCCATGAGCTCCGGGACAGACCCCTGTGCCCGGGAGCAGGGTGGGGGGCACGGTCCCAGCATGAGGAGGCAGCCTTGCACCCAG GTGGTATTGAACACGGTCTCTGACTACGATGTGGGGGAGCCTCTCTTCAGCAGGGTGCAGCCCTCGGAGGGGGTCACCTCCGCACCAATCCGCCTGCCTGGCAAACCCCCCAGCTCCTCCAGCCCCACGGAGCGGCCGAGAGGCAGACCAGCCCTGCTGCTGGAGCGCAGAGCCAAGACCGAGAGCGAGCTGCTGCCCCGgcgaggggggaggaggagggaggagcagACACGGCAAGAGGGGGCTGCAGGGAGGAG GGGGAGCCTGCTGCTGGATGACTCTCTGCGAGGGAGCCAGTCCCTCAGTGCTGTGCACATACCCGGGAAGGAGAGCCCCTTCCAGCTGAAGCACTTCCAGAGAGGCGaggcacacacacagctgctgagcACCAAGGAGAGGCTGCTCAGCTCAG ACTTGCTGTTGCGGATGAATTGTGTGATGCAGGAAAGAAGCCAGCAGCGTCAGGCTCAGAGTCTGTCCCTGAGCGCTGGAGTGCGGGGTCCCCAGCTCTCCCCGAACCACCGCACCTCCAGACCCCCCCTGCCCCACGCCCCCCCAGGACTCAACTCTCTCCTGCAGGACAAGG CAAATCTGGTGAAGCGCATGCAGACTCTGTCTGAAGTGGCCCGCATTCAGCTGGACTGGAACCGGCACCACAGGACCCCAGTGAGGCTGCCAGCGAGACTCGG GCAGGGCGGATCCTTCGTGCTGACCCCGGTTACAGGCATTGAGTTTGGCGTCTGGGGTCACTGCCCCAAGCCACGCTGA